The Vitis vinifera cultivar Pinot Noir 40024 chromosome 1, ASM3070453v1 DNA segment atttttggtacctcaaaatttttccttcaatttttagCTGATGAAAAAATATAGCTAAGCATAATTTCAATGCAGCCACATTAATAGTCTTAGAGAGATTGGAATGTTTTGCTTCAAtgcaaagaataaaattttacttttctaaTAGGATGCCATCAATTACAAGATGAACTGTAACAGTCTTGGCTCCAATTTCTGCATTCATCAAACATAAATTTAGCAACTTTGCAGGTATGTGTAAGATTTTTAAGCAACTAGACATCAAATGACCTTAATGTGGACAAACTGGCACAGATTAACATGATCTTTAGctcaatattttatcatttttctctaATATATTTACTAAATTACCATCACACCTGTTTCTTCCATATTTTAATTCAGAGACCAACAGAAGGCTAAAAGAAGCTCACCTGACCATCCGTTGGCTCATAAAGACGGAGCAAAAGATTCACTATTGTGCTTTTTCCACTACCACTAAGACCAACCTAACCAAAATTACATAAGTGGGCAGTTAATACTTATGCTCACtaattaaagaagaaaacaaaaaaagaaaacagtCTTACGATTGCAAGCACTTCATTAGGATGCACAGAAATGTTTACATGTTGCAGTACAGGTACCTGTTCAAATTTCAGATGTCATTTCCTCCTTTAACTTAGTGCTGAATTATCGTAagcaaatacaaaataatacaATTACAGGACAGAAAACATACCATTGCCCTTGAAGCATAATAAAAGGATACATTCACAAACTCAATATGTCCTAACAGTCTTTGTAACTTTAATCCTGTCATGAAATAAGAACTGAAATCATACTATTATACAAAGATTCTTTGTAACTTTAATCTTGTCATGAAATATGAACTGAAATCATATTGATTATACAAAGATTGATAGCAAATGAATTAAAGTGCTACTGTTAATATTCTATAGAAACAATATATGATATGCAGTTAAAGGCTGCAATCTTCATCCCCATATCTATTACAAAAACAGAAGTAAATCGAACCAAGCACGAAAAGCAAAGCTCATGCTTGCAACACATTTCATTAAAATTCACAAACCCATAAAGAAAAGGTTCACAAACTGCTTGCCTTTAGATATGAACTGGTCACTAGGCAAGAGATCCATCAATTGGAAGACTTTTTCACTTGCCCCAACAGATTGCATCAATGATGACAAATTGTCCCCCACCCACCATGTTGAATAAATCAGCCACTCACTGTATAATATAAACTTTGTAAGTTGCTCTGCTGTTATATGACCAGCCAGAATAGACATTCCTCCTATCAGCACAGCAATaacctataaaattaaatatgccAATTAAAGCAGAAGTCAACTTATAGGTATTAAACAAAGAGGTCATTTTTTACAGTGACTATTGTACATAGCTTGCTATGTCAATAGGATGATATAGAGTTACCCATTTGACCTTGGTAAGCAAAAGATGCATTAGCAAGCATGGTTATTGAAAAAAtgtttcaacaaaataaataaaatctagtTTGAATGTGAAATGCAAACCCAAAAACTGGCAGTTCATTTTAAATGATAATGATATTTGTGTATCGGGTATCCTCTGAAAATCCTATTCAGTAGTtagaaattttcttaaaaagaaaaaagatcatATTGGAAACAATGAAATTGTTTTGACAACTTTAGAAATGGTGAAACCTGTGTTGAGTGATAAAGAGTGTTGAAGCTCAGGTTCCACAATCCATATGCAGCACTTTGCCGCAAGCTTATGTCAGCTATTTTTCCCAGCCACTGCTTGTACCTATCCAACATAGCAGGAAAGTAATATATACCTTCCAAAATCACTTAGGTATTGAACAAATGTGTGTTTGCTTATTTACAtgatttcttcttcctcttcctttttttttttttttttttttggtgcagATTATCCCTGCAAAGGAAATCAAAAGTGCAGAAATATAGGTTACTGCTGATAGTGGCATTTGCTACCTTCCAACTTCTTGTTCCTCTGTTCCATAAACACGAACAGTTCTCATCAAAGAGAATGTTTCCTGGGCAACCTATTAATTGAAGTAAAAttcttcattatataaaaatcacAAATCCTCCATATCCACTTAGATTACTTATGGATAAGCAGTCTTATCTACCTCATTAGCAGAAGCAGTGAACTCTTGGATTAATTTTGCTGCTTTCTTCTGGTACCTATAcaagaaaaatgacaaaaagggaaaatacCAGAAGGCACAGCAAGAGAACATTTGAAAGTtttaaaacttacaaaaagaaacaaaaggaaaaaaaaaatagatgacaTGGTATTTCAAAACATCAAACAAAGACATGTTCTTTCCTCCacaatatatcatatataataaacaatcaGATGCAGCATGATTTCCTAGAGCAAGTGGTTTCTATAtcttgaaagaaaactaaagagTACAGATGTGGTTAGACTATCCAAAACTTGGTTATTTATTCAAGCAACAAGCCAAGAAGATGAGATTCTAAAATCTCATAAAGCGTAGCACATAAGACTAATTTCTGGAAGATTGATCAAAACATTCCACCTGTATGCAATTATTTAAGCATGTAGTAAAGGAAAACTACACTTCTGCACTCAAAAAGCCTTTAATGAACCCTGTGgacattatgaatggaatgtaatgcccTTTGGGCTTAATAATGAACCCTCTAAATTGCAGAatataatgaatgaaaattttaaccCTTATTCCAACTTCCTCATTgtttatattgatgatattttggttttttcctcATCAATAGAAGAACATTTGAAGCACCTTAACAGGTTTATTCAAACAGTCAAGGATAATGACTTAAGTTTGTTGGCTTCCAAGATCAATCTTTTCCAGACTAAGATTAGATTTTTAGGACATCAAATTTAACAAGGAACCATAACCCCAATCCAAAGAGCAATTTGGTTTGCTGATAAGTTTCCTAACGAGATTAAGGATAAGAAAAAAGTACAACATTTCTTAGGAAGTCTTAATTATGTATCGGATTTTATCGAAGTCCTAAGCAAGATATGTGCCCTGTTAAGACAAAGACTTAAAAGGATTCTCTTCCATGGACCACAAAGCATACTAGAATTATTAAACTTATCAAGACTATAGTTAAGACTTCACCTTGCCTAAACATAGCCAACCCAAAAGCTTTTAAGGTTTTTGAAACAGATGCTTTAGAAATACGGTATGGTGGAATCCTTAAGCAAAAGGATGGAGATAAGGAAAGGTTAGTAAGGTTTACTTCAGGAACATGCAACCAAGCCCAACTCAACTACAATACAgtcaaaaaggaaattttaagcattgttttatgcatctcaaaatttcaagatgatctttctaACCAAAAGTTTTTAATCCATGTTGACTacaaatcaacaaaatcaattttgtaaaaagatgttaaaaatataacttttaaacatatttttgctATATGACAAACgattttaaatatctttttattttaacgATTTTAagtatctttttattttcaaattgaatatattaaaggagaaaacaaCTCAGAGCCTAATTTCCTAACCTATGAACTTTTGAAGGATTCATGAGACTAAACCCTAAAAAAGCAACCAAGTCATCTAAATTAACTCCCCAATCTTCTAAGAAAGTTCTGATCTCTTTAGAGCAACCTAAGGAAACCTTTTCTGGTTTAAGCACCAAAAAACTCCCTTAGAGTCTTCAAGTTgagcaaaaagaagaaaaagaaaagcaactTCCTGAAGTCTCAAAAGGAAGTAGCTTAGAGTTTATCAAGTTTTAAGAATCAAGTTGCAGTGGTTCCCAACCCCAccccaattttccaaaaatctcatttttggCATAAGGATTTTAAGCAGCCTATTATGGTTATTGAGAGAGAATTTTTAAACAAAGATCCAAGAGAGATTGCTAAGAAAACCTTttgtaaaaattttcattatcgcTCCAATGATCTCTTTAAAACTTAGCAATTTTATGAACTTATCTTAATTGATATTGACTTTGTCGAGAATAATCATCACccatataaatttgataattcgAAGTTTGGATACTCCACTTGTCATGTCCTTAAGATCCTTACAATCTCTCAGTGGGGACCAAATTCTAACACCCTAAGAGAATTTTCTCAACCATATAAGCCTAGATTTTATAATTACTGAGATTACCAAAGAGCCTGATATAATGCTTTCTTCATTCAAAACAAGAACCTTTGTCATTCATGGATGGTCTATTTTCAATCCAAATTTAAGCTAAACCTGCCATATTGGTTCAACAGTTGGTGGTGCTATTTTGGTCCAACCACTAAGATTCTTCCGAAACCCATCCTTCGAGATTTTAAAGcctttcaagaaaattttgttcCTCCCAAGGAACTCTCAGTGTttccttagatttttttttttccaatgaatTTGATTTAGCCTAGATAATCCAATGGGATTATGCTATCATTGAAGAAGCTTTAGTAGTGCTCCCTTTCCTAAGAAGAACTTTTCAGACCAAATGGTGGGATGATCTAAAAAATGATGCTTCAATACCAATAGTCTAGAAGTATTTTCAGTCTCACCCTCAGGTTCCAAGATTGGAAGCCATGTCTCAATTCCTTATTAAGAAGCCGCAAACCCAAGTCCAACTTGTAGTCACTAAGACTTTGAAGGAATATCTTACAAACTACAAAatcaaaaaaggaagaagattcGCCTCACCCTTTTAGTCGAAAGTAAGATGTGACTCAATCATTTGGATAAATAAGACATTATTCATTTCGAGGATGCACTATTCATGTCAAAAGAATCTTAATTGTTCACTCACATGTGTACTATTCATGTCAAAAGAATTTTCACTATTCATTCACATGCATACCATTCATCTCAAAAGAATCTTCACTATTCACTCACATGTGATCTTTAAGATTTGTATTTAAGACTCTTGTAAGGGTTAGAAAAGCCCATCAACAATTCTTCCccccttctttctttttccctatCCCCATTTCTTTCTCCATCTCCCTTAAATGTAATCAAAGGAGTTTTTGGTCTAGAAAAGTTCTATGTGTGTGAGTGTAAGTTATTTCTCCATGTAAGTTtgttattttatgatatattaAGATGTTTTTCTATTCAAGTTTTGaatcttgttttcattttctttaaagttCTTTAAAGATCTTTTAGCCACATTCACTATGTACCACATTGTCTTGGGTGCTTGAGGGTATCAGATCCATGGAAATGGTTATTAAGTTTGCTTTAGGATTTCATCTATCCTAAGAGTAATGGTTTGCCTAAAGGCGATCCAAAGGAGCTTGTTTTAGACGAAGGAAAAGGTGTTTGAGGGTAGGATTTCTGGTGATTACTCAATTAGGCTTGTAAATCCATGAATAGGCTTtagattaagttttgaaatgagTTCAATATTCAAATctatgtctaggagatccataGATCCCCAAGATACCATTGTTAATGATGAAAAGGTAAACTTTTCTCACCTCCAAAaggatttagatgattggaaactACCTAAGATTTCtaaccaagaaaaatataaggatcGTCCAAGTTTTTCTCTGATTAGATAATTAAGACAATTGAACAAACCATAAGTTTAGAACAAAATCAAAGTATAAAACTTTTGAATAGCAGATTTATAGAAAGACATAAGAAAGATTATAATTTTATACATCTAGGAATGATCTAAGAAGTTGCTAAGTCTTTGGTCAAAATAGCTCTAAACACTTCCATCGCAATGTGCTTAAGAGATAATAAACATCTTGATTATAGAGATTTTATTATAGAGCAATCCAGACAGGATTAAATGATGGACCAACTTGTTTTAAGTGTTTCCCAAACTTCGAAGTAAGATTAAGGGATGTATATATAGACACACATTCGACCAAGATTAGCTACTAAAAACTCAGTAGATAAAAGTGAAGCAAGGATAGCATGGTCTATATGATTGATAGGGGCTTTGTATGGTTACCATAAGTCATTCAATTGAAACagaagaaaatgaataattCTTGCATAGTTGAGACATTTTGAAGAAAGGATGGGAACTTCTGATTCTTGATTTACCATGATTCAAAccattaaaaagaatttataccCCCTCTTTTCCATACAACCACAATGTCAACAAAATTTTGGAACCAAAAATGATGTTATTGAGAAACTCTGAAATTGCTCATAAATGGGTAAAGACCACtgagaaaaaaatcatggaGTATTCCGGCACCTTGATATTATGCAAGAATTGGTAATAGTAAAATAGGTGGTCATGTAACAACACTATGACAGTATTTTGGTGCTCCTGTTGTCATGAAGAGGTGTTACCACTGAAAGAAAGaactaattttcatttattatgctAAATCATGTACATTGTTGCTGAATAATTCTCTTAGTTCAGGAAAaggacaataatttttttaataaagagaaaaatagaatattctcctaatttaaaaggaaatatgatCAGAAAGctgaaagagaaaagaagaattacatattacaaaaaataaatgtcATTCTATCATAAATAATAGAGAGGAGGATGTCCAAATCTATAGTGCCACCGAGTTAGGGATACTGCTAAAGATATTACATATTGTGGATATGATACCAAACTAAACATGTGCTACATTCTTCTCACACTCTCCACCAATCATCTTCCTCCAACAAAGATCCAGTCATATATGAGAAGGCTCCAAGATCAATTAAGGATGTCATAGAATCAcaaggagaaaaataatatgGTCCTAGTACCAAGAGAAGCAATGGGGGATGGATTGACTAGCTGGTTACCTTGAGTAAGAGATTGATTTGAATCTCCATAGGAGAGCACAAAGACAGTTCCAGTACTCTCATATGCAGGAGTCACTAATATAGATGGACCGTTCCCAATATTATAATAAGTCTGATTAGTCCAATCTGGCTCACAAAATTTCACCTAATACTTCTCAAGTGGGTGATTACTACACCCATAGTAATTGCAAAGAAATCGGCCTCCACCAAATCCTTGACCATGTCAGAAGTTTCCTCTTCCAAGACCACCGTAAAAGAAGAGTGTAGAGCCTTTTTGAGAGATTGTCTCACAGGCTAAGAAAACAAAGGAGGATAACCCTGTTCTTTAAGACGAGCATATGCATCATTAAATGATGACAACTCTGCTTCTGTAAGGATGCTATTTTGGAACTTTCATATACTAGAATTAGATTGGACAAAAATTTTGCTGCTCTGAACTCTTCTCTACATTTACAAAATATCTCAAGATTATTGATAAGAGAATGAAAGACAGCTAGGAAAACATTGAGTTCTTTACACAATCCTTCTAGGATCCCATAGTGTTCACTCAGATTTATCACCCTATTGACAAGCAAAGCGTGCagaatatatcataaattttggaaatattCTGAGCCTGACCTTGCTTGTCTTAGTGCATCCCATATTTGCCTTGTTCTGTTGATGAATATAGCAGTAGATGTTATATGAGACTCCATAATATTCCAGAGGCAAGTCATCACCATCGTGTTTTCTTTTCACCAAAAAGTAAACTCCTTTAAATCTTTAGACAATAATAACTTACTGAAATATTTCTCCTTGCCCTGTACTATCACATAGATCTCAACAGCTTTTGACCATAAAATATAATTGGTTATATTAAGTTTAACTACTATAATAGAAATGCCAGCTCCAGAAGAGACCATAGATGTCATAGTCATAAAAGAAAGATACCACCGATAAAGGACAGAGAATTTAGAAACTGATGGCTAGGTGATGAAGGTTTAAGGCTCTGTGTATAGAGAGATTAGGAACAGTGGCTTTGGCATGGTGGTTGGAGGCTTGGAGCAGCCTTAGGTTTGAGGCCTGCGCTGCTACcatgttaaaagaaataattgatCTTTGTGTAGAAATTGGGTTGTTGAATGCAAGGTTTGAAAAAGGTTTCTCTCTCTTAATTTTTCATTGATACGAAGAAATGTCTAGATCTTGACACAATTGACTCTCTAATATCACTTCCTATAATTATGGTGGCTACTTTACAAGAATAATAAACTGATTCCTAAACagatgatataaaatatttacacaatattcaaaataataaactatCCTAAAGAGTCTCTAACACTTTGTCCATTATTATAAATCAATTACAGTATTTCTGCTAAttcagaaaagaaaattaaaatattctctTATCAAAGAGTAATCCACAAATAATAGAgacaaaataagataaaataatctcTAGTTTCATCAACTAGTAAAATAGTCATCTTAAAACCATCTCAAGACATATAGTAATTAATAAAGCAAAAACAATATTACtatataagtatatataaattgataaaatgGTATTTTTATCTTGATCATCCTTACAGCCTTGTCCCTGATTCTAAATTATTAGGGTCCACTAATTTTTATAAGGAACCTGTTTCTCCATTCCACCTTATCAAACTCAATATCTTACAGGTTTCCACTCCACCTTATCAAATTCAATATCTTCTCTAATGTCATAAGACATCATGTTTTCACTAAACCTCTGCCTATTCTCTTTTTGCCTCCTGATCATCAGTGTAATGCCTTCAACTTGAACTACACTTCTAATAGAACGTCATTAGACATAACACACAACTAAAGCATCTATTCCAactttttctcatcttttcctTAATTGTTATTATCCATGCTTTCCCACAGTGCATCCATTTCAAGTATCATTGCTAATAGAACCAGTTTAGACACATAAACAAACCACCTGGTCTCTGATCTCATCTCTGTTGGTTATGCCTAATATTTCCcatagtttgattcatttctaaTTGAGGATATGCATAAACAGTTCTCAGTAAGGCAAATACAAGTTTGGGACAAGAAAACTTGCATGAATCATAAAACTAGGAACTATATGAAGTCTTACCTGCCATATAATAGCATAATTATTAACAGAGTAGAACATATCATCATTGTACATAAACCAAGCGGCCATGACAAGACTAGCAAGTATATCAACGCGCCTGTCCCCTAAAAAGGATAATAGAAAAACAAGTTAATTTCTTAAATTGTTGGCAAACTAAACAGTAGAACTagtaattatatttgaaaagcaACCTGAAGAACATTGCGCAGAATAAGATTAAGATCATTTCCAATAACACGTGACACTTGCTGACAATCTGCCCCAAGCCTACTGGTCAAATCACCAACAGTTTCATTGTCGAAAAAGGATATGTCCTGTATAGGAGGCAACaccaatataaattaattaagacaCCAAGAAATTTGGTTATATATAGTTCACATAAAAATGCACACAGAAAGAAATGTATCAGAAGAGTACTCTTTAAATATTTCAGAACCTGAAAAAGTAGAGCAGAATATAAGGTTTCCCTCATTCGCTTGACCTGCAGAATGTTATTGAAACAGCAATCAGTATCAAAGttattccttcttttttttcaaaatttaaaatacaatgtTTACACAAGAAAACTTCGTAAGAGGGGTCTGCAGTTGAAGAAAGCACTAGTTTTGTGCAGTTTGCATGCAACAGCCATAAAACAAGCATGACAGTGGCATATGTTGGTTAGTTCTAGGACGAGAAAGAACCCTACAAATAATCTGGACATCCACATACCCCAACACAGTGTATAGGACAAATCACATTCGAACTCTTTCAATCCATCCAAGCAAATTTCAAAAGGTGGACTAGGTAGAGAGTCAATATAAAATACTTCAGTCACTATTCTAAAGGCAGCTGCATACACATCTCATATCATGGGGGTACATCATTGTTTTCTAAATAATGAAAGTCTCGAAAGGAAAAAGGGGGGAAAACATGATATGGAAACTCACAAGGATCATGTTTGCTATGCCAAAGCAGCAACCTCGAAGACCACTGAAGTTCAAATAAACATAGCATGGGGTCAGCAGCTCTGTCACATTGTCCAAGCAGATGGCCGAATTCCACTTACAAATGTACAAAATTGGATATGAAAAGAATGTTTAAAACCATGAACATAAAATGACATGCATTTACTTTGAAATATCATATTTGTAATGCATGTTTTCAGCAAGAAAACATATGCATGGGAATAAGAAAAGCTCATACTTGGTCATTCATCAGTATTTTTATGTAATAGAAAGGTCCTTGAATTGAGATTGAGATTGAGCCTTAACTGACTTCCTGAAGACTCCAAACAACCATTTCTCAATTCCCATTATGGGTATTAAAAATAAGATGCTCTCGTCCAAACTCATCAACCAACATACTGGCAAATCATTCACATATTGCATATTCATTCCTAAACATTCTACTAGATGCAACTTTATTATCCAATCAAAGTAAATTAAGTACTCAAAGCATGATAATAATAGTGGTGACAAATCATTGCCCAGCCTTGAAAATATCCTATGCCTGCATAGACATGTCAACGCTCCCCCAGATATAAATATCTGGCATTGAGTTACCTAGCAATGGTAAGCCATGAAGAATAAAAGACCAAAAACATATGTAAAGTTGCCACTATACAAGAAGAAATGGTTGTAAACCCCAAATTTAGCATTACCTACAGTCCAACCCATGTCCAATGATTCAGTCCTTGACCCATAGGCAAATGGAttgtaaggatttttttttttcccttttcaaaaGATGAACCCCCTAGAAGCGtttgagagagaaaattgaCAACTATTTGGTTCTCATTCCAATTAAAtccaaacaatttttagaataaaagatATTCATGTCACTTTGTTGCAGGTAGATCTctctttgaaataaaataatatatttaacattatCAAATCATAAATCATTATTAACTCAAAACTTTTTGAATATTCAAATCACAAAATGTTTGAATTATCATTTTTAAGCTACCTACTTTTCTAGTCACTTATTAGAGCTTCAATTGTTAGGCAGTGGACCCATAATATATATCATGCTAACATCCTCCTTTACATGTCGTCTCATACCCACATGAGGAAAGATGAATAGACAACCAAGAGAATCACAAATTTGTGATCATGCTAACACCCACGTTTATGTGCAGCCTCATACCCACACATGGGAAGACACGTTGACAGATAGGTAAATCACCCTCACACGCAGTCTCATACCCTCATATGGATGGTATGAGACAACCACACAGCTAAACAAATCACAAATTTGCAATCACAGTCCCAAATGGAGAGACAACCACACAGCTAGACAAATCACAAATTTGCGATCACAAATAGATAAATGGGAGGAAGACGCAAACTTGAAACTTCTAGTTAATCAAAGTCTATTATCATGTTAAGCTACCAAACTTGAAAccacccaaaaataaaatttaaaatagaaacttGAATTACACAAAACCCATAACTAAAATATCCAAGATAATATTTCAAAGAAGGCAAAAGTTGCAACCCTGCTTCCTTTAATTCCATAATATTTCTTTCCAATTTACCCCCTCTCTTCTCACTCTTGTACCAACCAAGATGTCACCCCACACCTGAGGTGTTGCTCAAGGATTTAGGGTTTCTCATCAAATGGTACACGATAGCCTTATTGCATCAGTTTACTCATACGCATAATCCTTCCATCACTTACCCAAATTTGGCATGTTTGCCCAAGGGTTCCCCTAATCATGTTTCGATGATACCAAAACAAGGTTAAAGTACTAATGGTTCTATTAAGtttaatgtttaaatttttaaggaaATTAAAACAAGTCAAGTGCCAAGCAAGGACAAATTAGAATCGGGATGAAGACCTGGTTGCATTGAAGATCCCTAGGAACTTTATGTAATTACGTTTCATGGTGCACtaggattattttatttaatccatgcacttaaacattttttaactCATCCATATCCTTCAAATTAGaatcaattttttagaaaatggatGAATTCAGTTTTAAATGAAACCTGAACTCCAAAGTTCTCAAAATCAATTCTAAAGGGCTTTATCAAATGTGTTGGAAGCATAGTTATTGTTCATCATTCACAAATTGGTCTTAAACTtgcaaaatcataaaatattcaAGGAACAAGGGAACCAGTCAACCGATTGGAATCGATTGGTCGAGAGTGCTGAAATGGGACTTCTTGGCAGTGCTTACTGATTGAGGCCTGAACCTCAACTGGTCAAACCGAATTCTTAATCAGTCGAGCATTGTAACCTAACGGTTACCTGAAATTGTATTAAGTGCTTAACAACTAGTCAACTAATCCAATTGGAAGTTCAACTGATCAAACCTTGACTGTGCTTAACAACTATTTTGAGCTTCCCACCTGTATATATCAGCTCAAACTTGCATTTACTGATATAGAGAGCATTATGTATTTATTGTTTACCAACAAAAAAGCTTTCATAACTTGTTTTCTAGTGCATTTAATCATCAACTTGAAAACCCATAATGCCCCTTATTTCAATCCTAGTGTCTATTGTAATTTGTGAACAAAACTTGAATAGATTTATTCTTTCATTTGAGAACCTTGAGAAAAGAATTCATGTGTGAGGATGCACTTAAGGAAGCATTGTAAAGGGTTCATTAGAACCACAATCCAATTCTATGAAGCCAAAGGCTTAGGTTGAAGCCTTGAAGGAGTGAAACCCTCAACTTGGTTGGTTAAGGATTGAAAAGAGTGGACGTTGGCTGGGATTGGGCCAAACCATAATAAACTTGTGTTTACATCTCTCCTCCTTTCTTTGTATTTACATcattattattgatttaaatgCTTATTATCACCTACTCTTGTCATTttcattcattaaatttagattttgtaaaaaaaaaattcaccacCCAATTCAACCCCCACTCCTTTTAGATGATTTACTTGGGTTGGATTATTTAGACTTCACACATCATTCTATGGCAATCTTGTATGCACCTCTTCTAGTATCAAAACAAACAAGTATACACAAACATACACAAGGAAAAcgattttttataatatcactTAAAAAACTTATAAAGCCTGGAAATGTTTACATGTACATGCAGCTAAAACTTtaacatacacacacacacatgtcaTGCAAATAATTTCA contains these protein-coding regions:
- the LOC100249410 gene encoding ABC transporter B family member 26, chloroplastic isoform X3, yielding MFCFRNMQVKIFGLRGCCFGIANMILVKRMRETLYSALLFQDISFFDNETVGDLTSRLGADCQQVSRVIGNDLNLILRNVLQGTGALIYLLVLSWPLGLCTMMICSTLLIIMLLYGRYQKKAAKLIQEFTASANEVAQETFSLMRTVRVYGTEEQEVGRYKQWLGKIADISLRQSAAYGLWNLSFNTLYHSTQVIAVLIGGMSILAGHITAEQLTKFILYSEWLIYSTWWVGDNLSSLMQSVGASEKVFQLMDLLPSDQFISKGLKLQRLLGHIEFVNVSFYYASRAMVPVLQHVNISVHPNEVLAIVGLSGSGKSTIVNLLLRLYEPTDGQVLIDGFPLQELDVKWLRERIGFVGQEPRLFRMDISSNIRYGCTRDIKQKDVEWAAKQAYAHDFILSLPNGYKTLVDNDLLSGGQKQRIAIARALLRDPTILVLDEATSALDAESEHNVKNVLRALRSDLKTKRTVIVIAHRLSTIQAADRIVVMDGGRIVEMGSHMELLLKDGIYARLTRRQADAVA
- the LOC100249410 gene encoding ABC transporter B family member 26, chloroplastic isoform X2, giving the protein MLVSWFFYVLLQEYAELLTPCYVYLNFSGLRGCCFGIANMILVKRMRETLYSALLFQDISFFDNETVGDLTSRLGADCQQVSRVIGNDLNLILRNVLQGTGALIYLLVLSWPLGLCTMMICSTLLIIMLLYGRYQKKAAKLIQEFTASANEVAQETFSLMRTVRVYGTEEQEVGRYKQWLGKIADISLRQSAAYGLWNLSFNTLYHSTQVIAVLIGGMSILAGHITAEQLTKFILYSEWLIYSTWWVGDNLSSLMQSVGASEKVFQLMDLLPSDQFISKGLKLQRLLGHIEFVNVSFYYASRAMVPVLQHVNISVHPNEVLAIVGLSGSGKSTIVNLLLRLYEPTDGQVLIDGFPLQELDVKWLRERIGFVGQEPRLFRMDISSNIRYGCTRDIKQKDVEWAAKQAYAHDFILSLPNGYKTLVDNDLLSGGQKQRIAIARALLRDPTILVLDEATSALDAESEHNVKNVLRALRSDLKTKRTVIVIAHRLSTIQAADRIVVMDGGRIVEMGSHMELLLKDGIYARLTRRQADAVA